Part of the Mytilus edulis chromosome 9, xbMytEdul2.2, whole genome shotgun sequence genome, cattcattctgtatcagaatCCTATTCTGTGTCAGATTAACCACaagttattagaccacattcattctgtatcagaatCCTATGCTGTGTCAGATTAACCACaagttattagaccacattcattctgtatcaaAATCCTATGCTGTGTCAGATTAACCACAAGTTAtataagaccacattcattctgtatcagaatCCTATGCTATGTCAGATTAACCACAAGTtaatagaccacattcattctgtatcagaatCCTAAGCTATGTCAGATTAACCACaagttattagaccacattcattctgtatcagaaCCCTATGCTGTTTCAGATTAACCACAAGTTATAAGACCACACTCATTCTGTATCAGAACCCTATGCTATGTCAGATTAACTACaagttattagaccacattcattctgtatcaaAATCCTATGCTGTGTCAGATTAACCACAATAGAAATTCAGAGTTGTATAAAGCAGAGCATTGAGGGCTGGTAACATGTCACTGCACATAATGATTGGTTAATTTTTGTTTTCCCGAGTCTCAGTTCTcagaaaataaatttcatcaAAACTATGTGAACAAAAATCTCTTTCTTCGAGTTACAGGGTGCAAAAGGAGCTGTTACTTACAAAAGGACAGCCCTAAGATACCAGAGGCAGATAGAGAGGGGGCCTTTAGTGGGGAAAATTTGGtagattatttagggaatcactgaaaatTACTAGACCTGTCACTTGATACTGTTGAGAAAATTTGATGTTTGTGTGAAATACTCCACTACAAAAGCCTGTAAGAATTATAAACCACATGAAAATAAGCAGTtgactaatacatgtacatttttcttaaataataataatactaaaCAGCTCTatgaaaatgtcaaatatatatttgtcacctgtttttaatttgatgaaGTTCATGATGACTGAAGTTAGATTAAACTTCTCTTTATCTTTATAGTATACTACTCATAATAAAGTTAAAGATAACACTAATCTTATCATGAAAAGTCTGgtcacatatatacatgtaggaatTCAAATCAAAGCTATAAATGAGACCCTTTTTACAtgcttaaaataagaaaatttaaatttaaaggtATAATGTCATGATGTGTCTGTCAGGGACACTCTGAAAATGAATGTAAAGACAGAGATTTAgattttctatgttattttttccCCCCAGATATTTTACCAATAATTGCAGTGAAGGTAAACATCCAGTGTTGATTCATAAGGCATATCTCACTATACAACTGTTTGTTGAGAGATAAACATCTTTAGTCAAGCAGTTTTTATACGATTGCAAcaaattttgcagtcgtatattggtatcacgttgtcgtcgtctGAAGACGGATTGTTTCCGGATTATTATTAAGTAAAAGTAAACAGAaaccaataaaattttaacacaatgtttataaccccaaaaggaagcttgggattgatttgggggttatggtccctaaggtttaggaattaggggcccaaaggggccaacacaagcatttatctagagtcaggacaataagttgtgtataagtatttcaattgttctgaaattgtaccacaatgtttcataccataagtagaaggttgagatatattttaagggttatggggcaaacagtctaggaataaaagGCCAAAAGGGACCAAatacaagcatttttgtagtttcaagtcaataaattggagttatctgtctttgtccagaatagtagttgaatcaacttaaatcaatgctatatacaatatacaatgtaatattcactttactaccaactgataagttaaagcaatctttaccattcagtgattacaagcactttgattaccattctagggttatgcccctttacaagtggaaaaattgaagaattttgaagaatttttaagtttctgttctcttaacttaagtttgtctcaactaattttaatgaaatgtgtatataatgcttattacctctaaactcagtttaagttcaattttggcagcttcacttttacagttcttgagttatatccctttataacgttatatgctagtgggggcattatctgtgtccttttggacacattccccatttatttttttaaaagatactattttttaatattaattttaaccatgactgtatggcattttatattttaatattttatgatgtagtTAAATGAGttgttattgttgcaaactccattagaaatttgaattgagatcatttttggaataagggaaaggcgGAAGTGAAACAAAAtggacggggggggggggggggggggggctttgaaATGGGTGtctaatttaatttgtttttatttgtaattgtGACATTATTATAaatctgttttaatttaaaactcATCTTATCTGTCATTATCTTGTGATCTTTTCTCCTTACTTTGTATCATTTCATTTGTGTGTTCTGCACAGTGTTTTATTGCCTGATTATCATTATAGCTGCAGCAACACAAATGAATGACTTTCTTCCATGTGCTCCTCCATGTCACACTATGTTGAAATCAGAATAAACAGAATTTCTAAGGTTCTACAAGGCTGGCATACATTTTGCATACAGGACATGAAATTGTGCAcctgctatttttatttttgattaaccAATCAATGTCACTCCATATTTGTAATACATGTAACATCATTTAAACGTGTATTTATAGCTAGCTATGTGAAAAACCATGCTAATTTTATTCCTTATTTGTTTCAGCAATTTCAGCAATTATGGCAGGAAATTCCAGAAGAGTTTGGATTTACAGCAGGCCCTTTAGAAGATGACTGTAAGTTTTGCTGTAAACAAGTCTTAGCCAATCCATTAATATGCACTGTTGTAATATGACTTGtttaataaaatgattaaaaaaaatacaatacaaacatgacaaaaaaaggGAGAAAAAATGAATTCCCAGAGGCCTATAATGTTTGAAAATTTTAGGAACTGAGTAATTAAGACTAAAATTTGGAAACAGTTGGTTGCAGGAAGAGGTTGTGCAGTTGCAAACTGGTCTAATCCAATCACATttagtgcctgtaccaagtcagactatTGGGACATATGAATTTTGTTATATGTTTCAACAATTTCAGCAATTATGGCAGCAAATTTCATCTAGTTTATACATCTTTTTAATCAGAGGAATTGGTAATTGGTTTGGTATGTTTTGTTCTCCAATATTGTTGGTAATTcctgttgtcattttaatgtataaaaaacaGAATAATATAGGATGAGGTTGTAGGTTAGAAATGtggacataaaattgagaatggaaatagggaatatgtcaaagagacaacaacccgaccaaagagcagacaacagcagatgttcaccaatgggtcttcaatgcagtgaaaAATCCAGCAcctggaggtggtcctcagctgacccttaaataaaattgtgtactagttcagtgaaaatggacgtcacactaaactccaaaacacaaaaatgaactaaaattaaaaaaacatgcaagactaacaaagaccagcagatcctgacttgggacagacgaaaaaaaatgcaaaaatacatttatttatttatgtagatTCAACTTCatgattgaaacatttttattttctgtATTACACTGGCAAGCCTCATTATTAGGACCTGTGAGTATAGTTaaatagtatatacatttttgtattcagaataaaTTGCTTCCTTGgtgtatttttttacttttttgcctTTTCATTAATAATAGAACTTATATCACCAtaggtaaaaagaaaaaaaacaactttaattgTTGCCTGTAACACATACCTCATgttgagggcctcagggaagattagttattgtaactaactgtgtttaccctctttaaataaaaaatttattattattattattttaccatTCAGTTTATTCACAAATGAGACCTATATTGACATTAACATTTTGATTCTTTAGATATACAAGTTCATGATGTAGGTGAATAATTTATAATTCCCTGCAAACAATAATCAAACATAACAATAAATCATAAAGGAACAATATTTAAATGGTAAAATTTCGTGTAAGTAGAgataaaaaaagattgaaaagGGATATTTAAAACTCATTAGttgagttgaaaaaaaaacagtgacaaagccatggcaaaaaTAGATCAAAAGActaacaaaagtataaaaaacacaacatagagagcgaaagactgagcaacatgaatccAATCTAAAACCAGGGATGATCTCAGAGGTTATGGAAGGATAGCATAGCCTGCTCTGCGATGGGGGCAAGTATACATGATTTTGGCAGCAGCCAAACTGCCATCAGATTTTATTCTCAGCTAAACATTAGGTATTTAGGAGTAAGAACAAAGACTAAAAGACATTGAGTAAGAAAACTGACATTGTAGGGTGACATGGGTTACTGTGTATTGCTATTTTGTTAGCTAGTAACAAGTTAAATATTCAACCAAGTATTTTGCTTTAGTTCAGGTTTTATGAATGCCTGACATTACCATGATACTGtcataaatatatgtataaaatatttgtgCTTTGTATAAAAAACCATATCTGTCCTAATCCTATATTTTGCTATTGTTTACACTTGGCTctattttaaagtcataagaaacctcaaattaaaaatgataatgcatattttttttataactcaatggatagttttcattataaaacttatgtacatataattacattagatgtatgtttcattataatattttattctgattggctaactgcacaacACGtgttattctgtaagcagttgcaatgctcaatacaacttttcattcatgataacacgtggtccaacaataaagtgcacaggtgaattaaataaaaaaatatataaaattcgtgttttcatgatcatagctaaataatgtaattataagtattgaatgcttctttttgtaactttatagggttgtaaaagcgttgaccgtgcgcacatttttagaatgaagcgcggaaaTGTACTTCGGTTAACGCTTTTTTTATGCTCTATTTTAGGCAGACTCACCATATGGTATTGGTAGATTTTAATTGACCTGATGCTCCATTTTAGGCAGATTCACCATATAGTAGTGGTAGATTTTTTATGCTCTATTTTAGGCAGACTCATAATATAGTAGCTATATATAGCGGTTGTTTTTATGCTCTATTTTAGTCAGACTCACCCTATAGTAGTGGTAGATTTAAATTGACTTAATGCTCTATTTTAGGCAGATTCACCATATAGTAGTGGTAGCTTGTTTTATGATCTATTTTAGGCAGACTCACCATATGGTAGTGgttgatttttttatgatttattttaagaAACTCACCATATAGTAGTTGAAGATTTGTTTACCCCGGTATGCTCTATTTTAGGCAGACTCACCATATAGTAGTGGTAGATTTTTTTATGCTCTATTCTGTTTTAGGCAGATTCGCCTATAGTAGTGGTAGATTTTAATTGACGTGATACTCTATTTTTGGCAGACTCACCATTTAGTAGTGGTAGATTTTAATTGACTTGATGCTCTATTTTAGGCAGATTCACCTTATAGTTGTGGTAGATTTTAATTGACTTAAGGgagctcgcgggtctaaatcaataaaagtaattgtgaaataaaaaaaaaactaaattacagaaatcgctaaaattttactattatttagttaatgtaaagcttatttgaaaacaataataaaaacataggtCACCTATGAgttaaagaagatatttcaattttaatgccaaaaaattgcactttttcatcaaagggagataatttgagctttttcaatgataacaacattttaaaagtcatctggggcccaACCAAAccgatttttttggttgatttttgtaccatatcattaagtaataactaatagtgtaaaaaaaattaaatttgtaatgaacaaaaaaaatgtttaattttttgctgaaatttttgtacccgtgATCCTCCTTAATGCTCTATTTTAGGTAGAATTACCCTATAGAAGTGGTAGATTTTAATTGACTTGGTGCTCTATTTTAGGCAGATTCACCATATAGTTGTGGTAGATTTGAATTGACTTGATGCTCAATTTTAGGCAGATTCATCATATAGTAGTGGTAGATTTTAATTGACTTGATGCTCTATTTTATGCAGACTCACCATATAGTAGTGGTAGGTTTTAATTGACTTGATGCTTTATTTTAGGCAGATTCACCATATAGTAGTGGTAGATTTTAATTGACTTTATGCTCTATTTCAGGCAGACTCACCTTATAGTAGTGATAGATTTTAATTGACTTGATGCTCTATTTTTAGCAGATTCACCATACAGTTGTGGTAGATTTTAATTGACTTGATGCTCTATTTTAGGCAGACTCACCATATAGTAGTGGTAGATTTTAATTGACTTGATGCTCTATTTTAGGCAGATTCGCCTATAGTAGTGGTATATTTTAATTGACTTGATGCTATATTTTAGGCAGACTCACCATATAGTAGTGGTAGATTTTAATTGACTTGATGCTCTATTTTAGGCAGACTCACCATATAGTAGTGGTATATTTTAATTGACTTGATGCTCTATTTTAGGCAGACTCACCATATAGTAGTGGTATATTTTAATTGACTTGATGCTCTATTTTAGGCAGACTCACCCTTTAGTAGTGGTATATTTTAATTGACTTGATGCTCTATTTTAGGCAGACTCACCCTATAGTAGTGGTAGATTTTTCTTGAGATTAGATTTTACCACAGACTTCCCCTTTAAGCCACCAAAGGTAAGATCATAAACCGTTCAGTATTATAGTGACAAAATTATGTAAATAGTATATGCAAATTTTGACAAGAAGATGTTATTGAAGAATTGATTTTGTTATTCAAATAGAAGGGTTACTCTTAATTTCCCTATTACTTTCTACATAAATAttcagataaggaaaaaattacgTAACAATGTcaatatttggttaaattcttCTTTAGTTTTTTGGAAAATCTTCGATCCCCTTTTGTATCATGTATCTAGTACAATGTTGAGAGATTGTGTGTGCCCTATTTGCAACAGAaaggtatttttttaaatgaaaagtaaACAGTAAAAGCAAGCTCATAATTGTATGTATAATCAAATGAAGCACAATGCTTTCAAAGGGCAAGGTTCATAACATGATTATGAAGCAGACTAAAGGCGAAGTAAAGTAAATCTCTTCAACAAAGAACAATAGAGGCTCTAAAGTCAgtaaattttaaatgtaaaaatgatgattttgtgcattttcaGACCTAAACCTACAATCCAACATGTtatgtaacaaaacaaaaaaatcttctcctttgcaATCAGAAGTTTGCACTGGTGCAGAGAAATCAATGTTTGTAATGATATTATTTGATATTCCACCAAAAAAAGAAGCTAAAAATCATCTGCTCAgaacaaaattgaataaaaaaaatttgagagacagttttatacaaaattaatgtaatttttatCTTTGGTAGATATTATTCCAGACCAAAATTTATCATCCCAATGTTACTGAAGATGGTAAAATATGTGCTGACTTCCTGACAGAGTGGAAACCATCATTTTCTATTGGATATAGTAAGTCTATATAACATGTGTTAATACTGAGAATTTATACACCTCCAGACCCACCAAAAAAGTCATACTTTACCAGCATCACAGATTTAAAACAGTTTGTTGATCCAATCCTAACCAATGAAGACAGTTTACAAAGATAAAGAATTTactattacatattttattttgcctATTTGCAAGTTAAACAATAGTATTCTGATTAAAGGATATAACATACATTAGCTGGGTAACACATCCAAATTATAAATGTCTTTTTTGCAGTGTTGCTATGATAGGCATACACAATTTGCTAAAAATTCATAAACTTCATCAAATCATTTTAACCGTTTCttgaattcataaaaaaatcccAAGAGATTTTAATACTCCAAAAataaactgatttaaaaaaaaaactaatccaACTCAAAGACCTATtaacttaaggaggctcgcgggcacaaaaatttcagcaaaaaattaaacatttgttttttcattataaattttatttattacactattagttattacttaaTGAGATGGTACAAAAATCTACTAAAAAATCAATTctgtttggccccagatgacttttaaaatgttaacatcattgaaaaagctccaaattatctccctgtccatttttggcattaaaattgaaatatcttttttaactcatcggtgacctatatttttagctcacctgtcccgaagggacaagtgagcttatgccatcacttggcgtccgtcgtcgtccgtcgtctgtcgtcgtctgtcgtctgtcgtcgtaaactatttcaagaatcttctcctctgaaactactgggccaaatactttcaaactttaactgaatgttcctt contains:
- the LOC139489650 gene encoding ubiquitin-conjugating enzyme E2-17 kDa-like, which translates into the protein MALRIINKQFQQLWQEIPEEFGFTAGPLEDDLLHWQASLLGPADSPYSSGRFFLRLDFTTDFPFKPPKILFQTKIYHPNVTEDGKICADFLTEWKPSFSIGYILQAIQSLLLFPNADNPAAPEVAKEFLDNKEQFEKTAIEWTKSYAVE